A single window of Puniceicoccaceae bacterium DNA harbors:
- the hisH gene encoding imidazole glycerol phosphate synthase subunit HisH: protein MHKVAVIDYGMGNLHSVCKALEKVGGVPVLLSEPADPDAFDHAVLPGVGALGDCMRGLHHRGMADWVRSWIRENRPFLGVCLGLQALFERSEEYDAKGLNILPGVVRRFQLSQPYKIPHMGWNAVQFHRLDTVMDKGLLEGEPQFYFDHSFFVVPEEDSMAWGWTDHGHPFVSAVRSGNCYAVQFHPEKSQAIGLQIYENFLRLSRA from the coding sequence ATGCATAAAGTTGCCGTGATAGATTATGGCATGGGCAACCTTCACTCGGTGTGCAAAGCACTCGAAAAAGTGGGGGGAGTGCCGGTGTTGCTGAGTGAACCCGCCGACCCGGATGCCTTTGATCATGCCGTGCTTCCCGGGGTTGGTGCCCTTGGGGATTGCATGCGTGGTTTGCATCATCGCGGCATGGCGGACTGGGTGCGTTCCTGGATTCGCGAAAACCGCCCGTTTCTTGGGGTATGTTTGGGATTGCAGGCCTTGTTTGAGCGATCCGAAGAGTATGATGCGAAGGGACTGAACATCCTGCCCGGTGTGGTGAGGCGGTTTCAGCTCTCGCAGCCGTATAAGATCCCCCACATGGGGTGGAATGCCGTTCAGTTCCATCGATTGGATACCGTGATGGATAAAGGGTTGCTTGAAGGAGAACCTCAATTCTACTTTGACCACAGTTTCTTTGTTGTGCCCGAAGAGGATTCAATGGCCTGGGGATGGACTGATCACGGTCATCCCTTTGTCAGTGCCGTTCGCAGCGGAAATTGCTATGCTGTGCAGTTTCATCCGGAAAAAAGTCAGGCTATCGGATTGCAAATTTACGAAAACTTCTTGAGACTGAGTCGGGCTTGA
- a CDS encoding citrate synthase yields the protein MDKTATITIGEKSYTYPIITGTENENAIDVRQLRSDSGHITFDEGYGNTGSCESAITYIDGEKGILRNRGYAIEDLAENSGFIETAYLIIYGELPSADQLNQFRTRIRTNAAINTNMNSLFDGFSSEARPMAILSSMLNALGCYYPKMASNNREQDIEFFDDAAALLISKVRTIAAMAYRKQMGLPFVYPRSDLPYASNFLHMMFSEPYNEYVDEHGVAKALDLFLLLHADHEQNCSTSTVRMVASSGANLFASVAAGVCALWGPLHGGANTAVVRMLEKIHSEGDDGKDFIQAAKDGKAKLMGFGHRVYKNYDPRAKIIGKVADTLTNKLGLNDPLLEIAHNLEQAALNDEYFIERKLYPNVDFYSGIILKAAGIPVDMFTVMFAIGRLPGWIANWYEIATNPRSRIHRPRQIYTGAVLREYEPLESRS from the coding sequence ATGGATAAAACAGCTACCATTACCATTGGAGAGAAGTCCTACACCTACCCCATTATTACCGGTACCGAAAATGAGAATGCCATTGATGTGCGTCAGCTTCGGTCGGATAGTGGGCACATCACGTTCGATGAGGGCTATGGGAATACGGGTTCCTGTGAGAGCGCGATTACTTATATTGATGGCGAAAAGGGCATCCTTCGAAACCGGGGATACGCGATTGAAGATCTGGCGGAAAATTCCGGGTTCATCGAGACTGCCTATCTCATCATTTACGGAGAGCTTCCCTCGGCGGATCAGCTGAATCAGTTCCGCACCCGCATTCGCACCAATGCGGCGATCAATACCAACATGAACAGCCTGTTTGACGGGTTTTCCTCTGAGGCCCGCCCCATGGCGATTCTTTCGTCGATGTTGAATGCGCTGGGGTGTTATTACCCCAAAATGGCGTCCAACAATCGCGAGCAGGACATCGAGTTTTTTGACGATGCGGCTGCACTGCTGATTTCGAAGGTACGCACGATTGCGGCGATGGCGTATCGCAAGCAAATGGGGCTGCCCTTTGTTTATCCGCGTTCGGATCTTCCGTATGCGTCGAACTTCCTGCACATGATGTTCTCCGAGCCTTACAACGAATATGTGGACGAACATGGTGTTGCCAAGGCGTTGGACTTGTTCCTGCTGTTGCATGCAGACCATGAGCAAAATTGTTCGACCTCTACGGTTCGCATGGTGGCATCAAGCGGGGCAAACCTGTTTGCTTCGGTGGCGGCTGGCGTTTGTGCGCTTTGGGGACCTCTCCATGGAGGGGCAAATACGGCCGTAGTTCGCATGCTTGAAAAGATTCACAGTGAGGGCGACGATGGAAAAGATTTTATCCAGGCAGCGAAGGACGGCAAAGCCAAGTTGATGGGATTTGGACACCGCGTCTACAAGAACTACGATCCACGTGCCAAGATTATCGGAAAGGTGGCGGATACCTTGACGAACAAGCTGGGATTGAATGACCCATTGCTTGAGATCGCACACAATCTTGAGCAGGCGGCACTTAACGATGAGTATTTCATTGAGCGCAAGCTGTATCCCAATGTGGATTTTTACAGCGGCATCATCCTCAAGGCCGCTGGAATTCCGGTGGACATGTTCACGGTCATGTTTGCAATTGGTCGTTTGCCGGGCTGGATTGCAAACTGGTATGAAATCGCCACGAACCCGCGTTCACGCATTCATCGGCCGCGTCAGATTTACACTGGGGCCGTGCTGCGGGAATATGAACCGTTGGAGTCACGCTCCTGA
- the hisB gene encoding imidazoleglycerol-phosphate dehydratase HisB has protein sequence MDKARIATLDRNTHETQIHLELKVDGVGSFEGTCGVPFMDHMLTLFCKHGRFDLNLKATGDLDVDYHHLVEDLGIALGEAFRAALGEKRGIVRYGSMELPMDETLVSCALDLSNRAFLVYRVRYEVTFVRDFNTLLLREFFQGFANAMGMNLHLTLQYGDEPHHIAEAQFKAFARALDQATRLDPRIEGEIPSTKGML, from the coding sequence ATGGACAAAGCGCGCATAGCAACTCTCGACCGTAATACACACGAAACCCAGATTCACCTCGAGCTGAAGGTGGATGGAGTTGGTTCCTTTGAAGGTACCTGCGGCGTACCTTTCATGGATCACATGCTGACCCTGTTCTGCAAGCACGGCCGATTCGATCTCAATTTGAAGGCAACGGGTGACCTGGATGTGGATTATCACCACCTTGTGGAAGACCTTGGCATTGCACTGGGGGAAGCCTTTCGTGCAGCACTGGGTGAGAAACGTGGTATTGTGCGCTATGGCTCCATGGAGCTTCCCATGGATGAAACACTGGTCAGCTGCGCCCTCGACCTGAGTAACCGCGCTTTCCTTGTTTACCGTGTGCGATACGAGGTCACTTTTGTGAGGGATTTTAATACCTTGCTGCTTCGGGAGTTTTTCCAGGGATTTGCAAATGCGATGGGCATGAACCTGCACTTGACGCTGCAGTATGGCGATGAGCCGCACCACATTGCAGAAGCACAATTCAAGGCATTTGCACGTGCGCTGGATCAGGCAACTCGTCTGGATCCACGGATCGAGGGAGAAATCCCTTCCACAAAAGGCATGCTGTGA